CGAGTTCAAGAAGAAGTGGCCCGCGGTTGGAGAGGACATCAAGGTCATGGGCCTCAGGAAGGGCGATGAGATAGACCTCACGATTGCAGCGGCTATAGTTGACAGCGAAGTCGACACCCCGGACGACTACATGGCGGTAAAAGAGGCCATCCACGACGCGGCATGGGAAATCGTGGAGGAACACACCCAGAGGCCGACCAAGGTCTACGTCAACACCGCTGACGACCCGAAGAAGGACATCTACTACATCACCGTCACCGGTACCAGCGCCGAGGCTGGAGACGATGGCAGCGTTGGAAGAGGCAACAGAGTTAACGGCCTCATCCCGCCAAACAGGCACATGAGCATGGAGGCCGCAGCTGGCAAGAACCCCGTTTCTCACGTCGGAAAGATATACAACATCCTAGCCACCCTCATAGCCAAAGACATAGCCGAGCAGGTCGAAGGCGTTGAGGAGGTTTACGTCAGGATACTCAGCCAGATAGGCAAGCCCATCGACGAGCCGCTCGTTGCCAGCGTCCAGGTCATTCCGAAGAAGGGCTACTCCCTTGACGTCATAGAGAAGCCAGCCTACGAAATAGCCGACGCCTGGCTCGACGACATAACAAAGATACAGAAGCTCATCCTAGAGGAGAAGGTAACCGTCTTCTGAACTCTCTTCCATTTTCATTCTCCTCCAACTGGCCTCTCCAATCATCGCCATTATCTTCCTGTGGAGGGCCTTTATCATCTCCCTCCTGTCCTCCATGAGAACCACATCACTTGAACCTATCGCCTCGAGGTTGAAGGCGAACGGGCTCGGAAGCTCGTTTCTCTCGAAGACGACCTTAATCTTCCCCTCCCTCACCCAGCTCAGGAAGAGCTCAGCCTTTTCGACGTCCATCTTGTCCTCCATTATTTCCCTGTAAACCTCTCTAAGGAGCGGGAAGTCCGGGTAGTGCTCCTTGAGAACCTTGAGGAGCGAAACCGCTATGACCTGCTGTCTACCAAGCCTCTTCTTCCTCCCCACGTATCTCCTAAGAATCAGGAAGCCCCTGTTGGCAACGTGCCTGAAGCGTCTCTTCAAAAGCTCCGTGTTGTCCAGCGCCCTCTTGAGTATTTCCCTGAGATCCTCCAGCTGGAAGAGCTCCCTTATTTCGGTCTCGCTCAGCCTGGCCTCCTTTGGAACCCTAAGGAGGAAGCCGTTGTCGTTGAGGGCTATGCCGACGTTTACACCCTTCCACCGCCCGACGGCGTATGCAAAGGCCCTGCTGAGGGCATCGTTTGCCCTTCGCCCTATCAGAGTGTGGAAGAAGTATTCATAGACCTTCTCCTTCTCTACCTCTTCAACCAGAACGGTTTCATCATCCGGAACCGTCGAATACCTCTCCTGCTCGCGGAAGTATGCTATTATTGCCTTGGCGGCCCTCTCGTCTATCCCGTACTTCTTCATGAGGAGGGACTTGGCCCGCTTGTTGTTCAACAGCCCCTTCACCTCTCCCCTGAAGCGCTGGACGTCGAGGGCCAGGTCAAAACTTAGCGGGAGCATCTCAGAGAACCAAGCGGGAATGGTGGGTTTCGCCCCTTCGCGCGGGACGACGTATATCCTGTTGCCCCTGCTCTTGATGAACTCGTACGTCCTTCCAGCCAAGACAAAGATGTCTCCCGGCATCAGCCTCTCGGCGAACTCCTCCTCAACTGTCCCGATTATCTGTTTGTCCATTGTGTAAACCCTAATCTTCGCCTCGTCTGGAATCGTTCCAACGTTCATGTAATAGATCGCCCTCGTCATCTTTCCACGCCTTCCGAACTTCCCGTCCTCCATCCAGATTTTGGCGTAGACCTTCCTGTCTTCAAGCCCCTCGTAGCCTCCGGAGAGGTACTTCAGGATGCTCATGAAGTCCTCGAAGGGAAGCTCGTGGAAGGGATAAGCTCTCCTAACGAGCCGATAGGCCTCTTCGACCTCCCAGACCTTGTAGAGGGCCATGCCGACTATGTGCTGGACGAGGACATCAAGCGGGTTCTTTGGGATTCTGACCCTATCTAATCTTCTGTTCCTCGCGTTGTGCGCTAAAACCGTAACCTCAACGAGGTCGTCCCTGTCGAGGGCGAGGATAACGCCCTTGCTCACATCGTGGAGCCTGTGTCCAGCTCTACCTATGCGCTGGAGGGCTCGGTTAACGCTCTTTGGAGAGCCGATTAGGATGACGAGGTCTATCGTCCCTATATCCAAACCTAACTCCAGAGATGTACTGCTGACAACCGCCCCCAGTTCTCCCCTCTTCAGCTTCCCCTCGACGTCCAGACGGACCTCTCTCGACAAGGAAGAGTGGTGAGCCTCTATCAAACCTTCAAACTCGGGAAACCTCTTTTTAAGGTTGAAGGCCACTCTCTCGGCACCGCTCCTCGTGTTGGTGAAGATGAGCGTCGTCCTGTGCTCCCTTATGAGCTCCACCAGGCGGTTGTAGAGGGCATCGCTTAGAGTTCCCGCGTCGGTGTAGATGAGGTCTTCCACAACGCTCTCAACCTTTATTTCGGTCTGCTTTGCAAAGGAGACGTCCACGATAAGGCCTGGCCTTGGGGTTCCATCGTCGTTGAAGCCAAAGACGAACTTGGCAACCTCCTCAAGCGGATGAATCGTCGCGCTCAGGCCAATCCTGATGAACTCGTTCTCGGCCATCTCCTGGAGCCTCTCAATGCTCAGCGCAAGGTGTGAGCCGCGCTTGTTTTCAGCGAGTGCGTGGACTTCGTCAATGATGACGTACTTTACCGTCTTCAGCCTCTCGCCGAACTTGGGGGCGTTCAAGGCTATCGCAAGGCTCTCAGGGGTGGTTATCAGGATGTGGGGCGGCTTCTTCACCATCTTGCTCTTCTGATAACTGGATGTGTCGCTCGTCCTTATCCCAACCCTTATTTCAGGCAGGTCATAGCCGAGTTCCTTGGCCACTTCCTGTATCTCAGCCAGCGGCCCCTCAAGGTTTCTCTTGATGTCGTTGTTCAGGGCCCTAAGGGGTGAGACGTAGAGGACGTAGATTTTATCCTCAAGCTTTCCCTCTTTTCCGAGAAGAATCAGTTCGTTTATGGCGGAGAGAAAGGCGGAGAGAGTCTTTCCGGAGCCGGTGGGGGAGGAGATGAGGACGTTCTCTCCCTTGTGGATTTCAAGAACAGCATATCTCTGGGGAGGGGTGAAGGTGTCAAACTCCCGCTTAAACCACTCCCTAACCGGCTCGCTCAGAATGGAGTATATCTCCTCGTCCTCGTACCCCCTTTCGGCCCACCGTATCATGATCGGTACTTCTTAGGTTCGATTAAAAACTTTTTGGCTTCCAAAATCAAACCAAACTTAGCTTTCTCAGGGCATCCATAAGCTTCCCCAGCTCTCCAAAGTCGAGTACTTCATCCCCCAGCGGCACCAGAACCCTGAGCTTCGAGATATCAAACTTTCGAAGGAATGGAGAAACTATCTCCCTCGTCACATCGTTCCCGTAGGCCCAGGGGCTGAAAGCTGGAAGGACTATCAGTTCTTCTCCTGCCAGAAATGCCGGGACCTTTATCGCGGCACCAACCTCATCTCTCAACCTTATAGCAGGATGCTCATGGCCGATTATGAAGCGCTTTCCTCTCACAAGCTTGTGGCCGTGAACGACCTTCCAGCCGGAGAGCTCAAGTTCGTCTACTATCTCAACCCCCAGTTCCCGGAGCCAGAGGATTCCAACGTCGTGGTTGCCCCGGACGAGAATTATCTCATCAACAAGCCCGTTAATCCCTTCAAAGAACGTCCTAAGCTCCTGCATCTCCCTCTTCAACGGAACAAAGGAGTGCTTGAGGTCGCCGTCTATGATGAGCCTCTTAGGCTTCTCCTTTTTAAGAAGCCCTTGGAGAGAGGAGATTAGCTCGTCCAAGAGCTTGGGGATGTAGTGGCCCTCGCTAACCATAGCCTCCTCGAAGCCTACGTGGAGGTCGGCGACGATTAGGGTATTCCCAATCTTCAGCGCTTTCTCGGGGAGGAACTCAAACTTCATGGAGAAAAGTTAGAAAGGGGGTTAAAAACCCTAACTCAATCGAGCACCAGCTCGACCCAGTTTTCCCTCCCGAGCTTGTAAACGCGGACGAGACCGCGCTCTTCGAGCCTCTTGAACATCCTCCATGCTGTCGTCTTCGGAAGGCCGAGTGCGTCCCTAACCTTGGACTGGGGTGCCTTTCCGCCGTTTTCGACGAGGTATATCAGGGCTCCCCTCTCGTCGTCGTTGAGGTCCGGGATGGACTCGATCTTCTCCCTGAACCTCTGGAGTGCCTCCGGGCTTGCGCCGCTCTCGACT
The sequence above is a segment of the Thermococcus sp. Bubb.Bath genome. Coding sequences within it:
- a CDS encoding ATP-dependent helicase is translated as MIRWAERGYEDEEIYSILSEPVREWFKREFDTFTPPQRYAVLEIHKGENVLISSPTGSGKTLSAFLSAINELILLGKEGKLEDKIYVLYVSPLRALNNDIKRNLEGPLAEIQEVAKELGYDLPEIRVGIRTSDTSSYQKSKMVKKPPHILITTPESLAIALNAPKFGERLKTVKYVIIDEVHALAENKRGSHLALSIERLQEMAENEFIRIGLSATIHPLEEVAKFVFGFNDDGTPRPGLIVDVSFAKQTEIKVESVVEDLIYTDAGTLSDALYNRLVELIREHRTTLIFTNTRSGAERVAFNLKKRFPEFEGLIEAHHSSLSREVRLDVEGKLKRGELGAVVSSTSLELGLDIGTIDLVILIGSPKSVNRALQRIGRAGHRLHDVSKGVILALDRDDLVEVTVLAHNARNRRLDRVRIPKNPLDVLVQHIVGMALYKVWEVEEAYRLVRRAYPFHELPFEDFMSILKYLSGGYEGLEDRKVYAKIWMEDGKFGRRGKMTRAIYYMNVGTIPDEAKIRVYTMDKQIIGTVEEEFAERLMPGDIFVLAGRTYEFIKSRGNRIYVVPREGAKPTIPAWFSEMLPLSFDLALDVQRFRGEVKGLLNNKRAKSLLMKKYGIDERAAKAIIAYFREQERYSTVPDDETVLVEEVEKEKVYEYFFHTLIGRRANDALSRAFAYAVGRWKGVNVGIALNDNGFLLRVPKEARLSETEIRELFQLEDLREILKRALDNTELLKRRFRHVANRGFLILRRYVGRKKRLGRQQVIAVSLLKVLKEHYPDFPLLREVYREIMEDKMDVEKAELFLSWVREGKIKVVFERNELPSPFAFNLEAIGSSDVVLMEDRREMIKALHRKIMAMIGEASWRRMKMEESSEDGYLLL
- a CDS encoding methionine adenosyltransferase; amino-acid sequence: MAEKVRNIVVEEMMRTPVEMQQVELVERKGIGHPDSIADGIAESVSRALSSEYIKRYGIILHHNTDQVEVVGGKAYPRFGGGEVIKPIYILLSGRAVEIVDKEEFPVHEVAIKAARDYLKKAVRHLDLENHVIIDSRIGQGSVDLVGVFNKAKENPIPLANDTSFGVGYAPLSETERIVLETEKLLNSDEFKKKWPAVGEDIKVMGLRKGDEIDLTIAAAIVDSEVDTPDDYMAVKEAIHDAAWEIVEEHTQRPTKVYVNTADDPKKDIYYITVTGTSAEAGDDGSVGRGNRVNGLIPPNRHMSMEAAAGKNPVSHVGKIYNILATLIAKDIAEQVEGVEEVYVRILSQIGKPIDEPLVASVQVIPKKGYSLDVIEKPAYEIADAWLDDITKIQKLILEEKVTVF
- a CDS encoding metallophosphoesterase produces the protein MKFEFLPEKALKIGNTLIVADLHVGFEEAMVSEGHYIPKLLDELISSLQGLLKKEKPKRLIIDGDLKHSFVPLKREMQELRTFFEGINGLVDEIILVRGNHDVGILWLRELGVEIVDELELSGWKVVHGHKLVRGKRFIIGHEHPAIRLRDEVGAAIKVPAFLAGEELIVLPAFSPWAYGNDVTREIVSPFLRKFDISKLRVLVPLGDEVLDFGELGKLMDALRKLSLV